The sequence below is a genomic window from Anaerocolumna chitinilytica.
GAACATATGTTTACTATATTCTGTAAATATGTGTTCTTTTTTGATGAGCAGAAATGTATAACTACTAAAAAATAGGTATTAGCATACTTGAATTTGCTGTTGCTACGGGATTAATCTGATTCATAATTGGTATTATTACAGTAGTTTTCAATATGTAAGGAGAAAAACTATAAAAGATTTGTACTTTCTTATATAACAGCAAATTTGAAATATAAAACGTGAATTAATAAAATGATCATTCATAAATATATATAAATAATGCAATGAGGGATTTATATGTATATTGGTAAAAATGTAAATACTTTAAATACAACACGCATATGTGGAGGTAATCACTTTCAAAATGCTGTTGCAATATCTGATGTCGTTTATGCAGACAAATCGCCAGATTCTATCATAATTACGAATGGAGAAATAATACATGATGCAATAATTTCAACATCTGTAATTCACTTTCCTTACAATGCTCCTATTTTATTTTCCCATACCGATTATATCGATATAAATACCTTAAATCAAATTTATAAATTAAATCCACAAGGGGTAAATGGGATTCAAATATTTTTAATAGGCGGTATATCTGAAGCTATTGGGCAGTATCTAATATCATTAGGGTTTGCTGTAAAGATAATATCTGGAGCAAATATCTATGAAACAGCAGCTAATGTAGCAAGATTTCTTGACAACCTGGATAATATAATTATTTTATCTTCTCAAAATTATCTTAACGGGCTATCAGCCTGTGCTTGGGCTGCACATATGGGTGTACCTATTCTATTTACGGAAAAGAATCAACTGCCGTATGAGACAATTAATGTTATTGTAAATGCAAATCACGCCAATGTATTTTTGTTTGGCAATACAGATGATATTTCAGAACAGGTAGAAAAAGAACTAACCGGATTGAATATAAATTATCTTGAGCGAATTACAGGTAATGATCCATATGATGTATCTGTAAATTTTTCTAAATATAAAAGCCCTGATGGTAAATTTGGTTGGGGAAAAACCAATCGAAACGGGCACGCTTTTACCTTTACCGCTATCGAAAATCCATTTAATAGCGTATCAGGTGCGCTGTTTGCTCATTTAGGAAAGCATAGCCCTATCCTCATAATAGATAAAAACAGACTACCTAGTGTTATCCGTAATTATATAGAATCAGTTAAGCCAATATCTCAGGCTGAACCGCAGCCGCCTTTTATGCATGGCTGGATTATTGGTTGTGAAAATGATATTTCATTTCAGACCCAGATTGAAATTGAAAAAGCACTATCCATCGATACAGCTCATATGCATGGAATGAGCTGAACTTTTAATATAATTTGTCAAGTTTTAATTTACGATAATTAATTCTGAATCAATAGCATCTCCGGCAAATTTTTTTCCAGATTATAAATTATTACTTACTCACTTAAATAACTTCTAATACTGAAATAATAAGAAGAATAGGAATGTAAGCGTATAAATTTATGATGAGGGTGGATAATAAATTTGTAACAAAAATGATTATTTTTACTAGGAGGTCATAACTATGTTTGCAACTATGGAAAAAATGCCGGTATCACTTATGCAGAATGGAAATCCTCATCAAACTTGTATTGATGCTTGTGTAAAATGTGCTCAGATATGTCAGGAATGTCTTACAATGTGTTTACAAGAGGATGATGTAAAAGCTAGACTAAGTTGTATTAAGTCATTACAGGATTGTTCAGAAATTTGCTCAATAACAGCCTGCTATATGTCAAGAGGAAGTCAGAATATACAGGAAATCTGCAATGTATGTGCTACAATCTGTGAGCAATGTGCAGATGATTGCAGTATGTTTCAAGATAATCATTGCCCAACATGTTCAGATACATGCAGGCAATGTGCTAGTGAATGTAAAAACATGGTTAACATGTAAAAAATCAATCTAATTTTAAAGGTAAGTGTTAGATTAAAATACGAACATTTAGTAGTTAATTTAGCTAAATGTTCGTTTTTTTAGTATTGAAAAATTATATAATGAAGCTATGGTGAATAAGGATGAATTGGTATAAATAAGGATTCGTAAAATGCCGTATCG
It includes:
- a CDS encoding cell wall-binding repeat-containing protein; amino-acid sequence: MYIGKNVNTLNTTRICGGNHFQNAVAISDVVYADKSPDSIIITNGEIIHDAIISTSVIHFPYNAPILFSHTDYIDINTLNQIYKLNPQGVNGIQIFLIGGISEAIGQYLISLGFAVKIISGANIYETAANVARFLDNLDNIIILSSQNYLNGLSACAWAAHMGVPILFTEKNQLPYETINVIVNANHANVFLFGNTDDISEQVEKELTGLNINYLERITGNDPYDVSVNFSKYKSPDGKFGWGKTNRNGHAFTFTAIENPFNSVSGALFAHLGKHSPILIIDKNRLPSVIRNYIESVKPISQAEPQPPFMHGWIIGCENDISFQTQIEIEKALSIDTAHMHGMS
- a CDS encoding four-helix bundle copper-binding protein — translated: MFATMEKMPVSLMQNGNPHQTCIDACVKCAQICQECLTMCLQEDDVKARLSCIKSLQDCSEICSITACYMSRGSQNIQEICNVCATICEQCADDCSMFQDNHCPTCSDTCRQCASECKNMVNM